The following are from one region of the Methyloversatilis discipulorum genome:
- a CDS encoding TonB-dependent receptor family protein, whose amino-acid sequence MRTRKIARSPAPTLIALAIGCIGGVAHAQSSPTALPAITVIEALPDRLEAIPGSVHAIGPEQLEAQRPLSIMEAVREAPGVHVVGEDAFGLNLNIGVRGLDPRRSSRTLLLEDGAPIQLAPYADPTTHYHTPLERIRRIEVIKGSGQIVHGPQTVGGVINFVTQDVPRKFEGSVQASAGSRDFYGLSASVGTGGDWGGVLLSASQKEGDGTRRGNEHKMTDVSIKALLNLNARNTLMLKYGYFEEDSKFGEAGLDQARYERDPYANPFRDDRFELERNAAQAVHTFQINEEAKLTTNMYYSKVDRASYRQLDAIAEEDELETLRDGDPVPLSGACPANIDYTVPNGFEDFARLCGNNMRPRTYETFGIEPRLDLKHNTFGIQNELVMGVRLHWEDVSRKRYNGAFSTARENSIGTLLRDDFRIKTDALSGYVQNTFYVGNWSLTPGVRYEQYRQTFSASTEDFNPVNARLSDKNDKVLPGFGVTWFGMPDTTVFAGVHRGFAPPRPDATLSPFDADYVAVSPELSTNYELGMRSAPLKGVQLEATLFRIDFKNQIVPGQSLGLGQTFANGGETRKEGLELGGRIDFGRMNGSAHNVYLKGSYTHLWTARFENDVLNTVYDAARNEIGEVNVNGNRTPYAPRHLLAAAIGYEHASGFDMRLGVEHISEQYTDGLNSKTPLPDGQSGEIDAQTIFNASANYRLKPQGMTLFLSAANLTDRTYIVSRVNGIHVNRPRQVIAGVRWDF is encoded by the coding sequence GTGAGAACCAGAAAAATCGCGAGGAGTCCCGCCCCCACCCTGATCGCGCTGGCGATCGGCTGCATCGGTGGCGTCGCCCACGCCCAGAGCAGCCCGACCGCGCTGCCCGCGATCACCGTGATCGAAGCCCTGCCGGACCGGCTCGAAGCCATTCCCGGCTCGGTCCATGCGATCGGTCCGGAACAGCTTGAAGCGCAGCGCCCGCTGTCGATCATGGAAGCGGTGCGTGAAGCGCCGGGCGTACATGTCGTCGGCGAGGACGCCTTCGGTCTGAACCTGAACATCGGCGTGCGCGGCCTCGACCCGCGCCGCAGCAGCCGCACGTTGCTGCTGGAAGATGGCGCCCCTATCCAGCTGGCACCGTACGCCGATCCGACCACGCACTACCACACGCCGCTCGAGCGCATCCGCCGCATCGAGGTGATCAAGGGCTCGGGCCAGATCGTGCACGGCCCGCAGACGGTGGGCGGCGTGATCAACTTCGTCACGCAGGACGTGCCTCGCAAGTTCGAGGGTTCGGTGCAGGCTTCGGCCGGCAGCCGCGACTTCTACGGCCTGTCGGCCAGCGTAGGCACCGGCGGCGACTGGGGTGGCGTGCTGCTCAGCGCCAGCCAGAAGGAAGGCGACGGCACCCGCCGCGGCAACGAGCACAAGATGACCGACGTGTCGATCAAGGCGCTGCTGAACCTGAATGCGCGCAACACGCTGATGCTGAAGTACGGCTACTTCGAGGAGGACTCGAAGTTCGGCGAAGCCGGCCTCGACCAGGCCCGCTACGAGCGCGACCCGTATGCCAACCCCTTCCGCGACGACCGCTTCGAACTGGAACGCAACGCCGCACAGGCGGTGCACACCTTCCAGATCAACGAAGAGGCGAAGCTGACCACCAATATGTATTACAGCAAGGTGGATCGCGCCTCCTACCGCCAGCTCGACGCCATCGCCGAGGAGGACGAACTGGAAACGCTGCGCGACGGCGACCCGGTGCCGCTGTCCGGCGCCTGCCCGGCGAACATCGACTACACGGTGCCGAACGGCTTCGAGGACTTCGCCCGTCTGTGCGGCAACAACATGCGTCCGCGCACCTATGAAACCTTCGGCATCGAGCCGCGGCTGGACCTGAAGCACAACACCTTCGGCATCCAGAACGAGCTGGTGATGGGCGTGCGCCTGCACTGGGAGGATGTCAGCCGCAAGCGCTATAACGGCGCCTTCTCGACCGCGCGCGAGAACTCGATCGGCACGTTGCTGCGCGACGACTTCCGCATCAAGACCGACGCGCTGTCCGGCTACGTGCAGAACACCTTCTACGTCGGTAACTGGTCGCTGACGCCGGGTGTGCGTTACGAACAGTACCGGCAGACCTTCAGCGCCTCGACCGAGGACTTCAACCCGGTCAATGCCCGCCTGTCCGACAAGAACGACAAGGTGCTGCCCGGTTTCGGCGTAACCTGGTTCGGCATGCCCGACACCACGGTGTTCGCCGGCGTGCACCGCGGCTTCGCGCCGCCGCGCCCGGACGCCACGCTGTCGCCGTTCGACGCCGACTACGTCGCGGTGAGCCCGGAACTGAGCACCAACTACGAGCTGGGCATGCGTTCGGCGCCGCTCAAGGGCGTGCAGCTCGAAGCCACGCTGTTCCGCATCGACTTCAAGAACCAGATCGTGCCCGGCCAGTCGCTCGGCCTCGGCCAGACCTTCGCCAACGGCGGCGAAACCCGCAAGGAAGGCCTGGAGCTGGGCGGCCGCATCGACTTCGGCCGCATGAACGGCAGTGCGCACAACGTCTACCTGAAAGGCTCGTACACGCATCTGTGGACGGCGCGCTTCGAGAACGACGTGCTGAACACCGTCTATGACGCTGCGCGCAACGAGATCGGCGAGGTCAACGTCAATGGCAACCGCACGCCGTACGCGCCGCGCCACCTGCTGGCCGCGGCGATCGGCTACGAGCACGCGTCGGGCTTCGACATGCGACTGGGTGTCGAGCACATCAGCGAGCAGTACACCGACGGCCTGAACTCGAAGACGCCGCTGCCGGACGGCCAATCGGGCGAGATCGATGCGCAGACCATATTCAACGCATCGGCCAACTACCGCCTGAAGCCGCAAGGCATGACGCTGTTCCTCAGTGCCGCCAACCTGACCGACCGCACCTATATCGTGAGCCGCGTGAACGGCATCCACGTGAACCGGCCGCGGCAGGTGATCGCTGGCGTGCGCTGGGACTTCTGA